A portion of the Cherax quadricarinatus isolate ZL_2023a chromosome 21, ASM3850222v1, whole genome shotgun sequence genome contains these proteins:
- the LOC128705469 gene encoding uncharacterized protein, translating into METLPSAVLMADTSPATVEQLMEQIKDEDLPKILFLCINPIKVVELASSGQNRDLDSSVIRNEDFKIAVKDRNLHPIRQQFKTYNMHLIDKCRNTKEEKVTNISLTSNFGGKQEDLSEDEMNILQFLEVMTKFGYPVQSEIRTAAENIITTKKIPADTEKDGKKWRKQYFVYSENKVLMNICNRLTEEEVFIMYELLCQEEHEDFKPVRQQLLNLQVNVDDFKEKPGLKETAFFYFVIILISNKVLNRLYTHSLNNIFVLMKKKRDDDPRIDGLLDQVSRYPLASHPPGLCIIFNMEEMREGSCCDRRNVKELFENVFKYDVLEVNNPDKETVQSVISELKSPRNQFYDSLVVWFMSHGDKTYLHVKNDKIHRRLDLIQPITEIGWLFMKPKVFFIQACADRRRKDVVMPTATEKYKATATDGRSVLAKDTSTRWESTYGEYEDVYDINPFADTIVAYATKWYQKAARNDKGSLFVDTLVDQLREYGCKEPIESVLRRTHYNVNTVKLRTEEGKLRQAPYFESSLQKVFIFPTIDSH; encoded by the exons ATGGAAACTTTACCTTCTGCTG TGCTGATGGCAGACACTTCACCGGCTACCGTGGAACAGTTGATGGAACAAATCAAAGATGAAGACctacccaagatccttttcctctgCATAAACCCAATCAAG GTTGTGGAACTAGCAAGCAGCGGCCAAAACAGAGATCTGGACTCCAGTGTTATAAGGAACGAAGATTTCAAG ATAGCAGTGAAGGACAGAAACCTTCACCCAATACGACAGCAGTTCAAGACATATAATATGCATCTAATTGACAAGTGCAGGAATACGAAGGAAGAGAAAGTCACCAACATCTCTCTCACGTCAAACTTCGGAGGTAAACAAGAGGATTTGAGCGAAGATGAGATGAATATTCTTCAGTTCCTCGAGGTAATGACTAAGTTCGGCTATCCGGTTCAGTCGGAAATCAGAACGGCCGCGGAAAACATCATCACCACAAAGAAAATACCTGCTGACACTGAGAAGGATGGAAAAAAATGGAGGAAACAGTACTTTGTATATTCAGAGAACAAGGTCCTCATGAATATTTGTAATAGGTTGACGGAAGAGGAAGTTTTCATCATGTATGAGCTTCTGTGTCAGGAGGAACACGAAGACTTCAAACCAGTTAGACAGCAATTACTGAATCTTCAAGTAAATGTTGATGATTTTAAGGAAAAACCAGGACTAAAAGAAACGGCATTTTTCTACTTCGTTATCATACTAATTTCAAATAAGGTTCTAAATCGGCTGTATACGCACTCACTCAACAATATTTTTGTGTTAATGAAGAAGAAACGCGACGATGACCCTCGTATTGACGGACTCTTGGACCAAGTTAGCAGGTATCCTTTGGCTTCTCACCCTCCCGGCCTCTGCATCATATTTAATATGGAGGAGATGCGCGAAGGGTCCTGCTGCGACCGGAGAAACGTCAAAGAATTATTTGAGAATGTTTTCAAATACGATGTGCTCGAGGTGAACAACCCAGATAAAGAAACAGTACAAAGTGTTATTAGCGAACTGAAGTCACCAAGAAATCAGTTCTACGACAG CCTGGTTGTGTGGTTCATGAGCCACGGTGACAAGACATACTTACATGTAAAGAATGATAAAATCCATCGACGTTTGGATCTTATACAACCCATTACAGAAATTGGTTGGTTGTTTATGAAGCCTAAGGTCTTCTTCATCCAAGCTTGTGCCGACAGAAGGCGAAAGGATGTGGTAATGCCCACTGCTACAG AAAAATATAAGGCGACAGCGACAGACGGCAGATCGGTACTGGCCAAGGATACCAGTACCAGATGGGAAAGCACCTACGGAGAGTATGAGGATGTGTATGATATCAATCCTTTCGCTGATACAATCGTCGCCTACGCCACCAAGTGGTACCAGAAGGCTGCCAGGAATGACAAAG GATCCTTGTTTGTGGACACTTTGGTCGACCAGCTGAGAGAGTACGGTTGTAAGGAGCCCATAGAGAGCGTGTTGCGACGAACCCACTACAATGTTAACACAGTAAAGTTGAGGACAGAGGAAGGTAAACTAAGACAAGCACCTTACTTCGAGTCCTCACTCCAGAAGGTCTTCATCTTCCCGACAATCGACAGTCATTAA